One Phaseolus vulgaris cultivar G19833 chromosome 11, P. vulgaris v2.0, whole genome shotgun sequence genomic window carries:
- the LOC137838290 gene encoding uncharacterized protein, whose protein sequence is MAMDWFISLPEGHIMSFAQLSRLFREQYLANRAPAPAPVSYDLFDVKQFQGETLKEYISPFGAQVVKVGTTYEPMIVYAFRNGVRPGSFGKSLNCKLPKTFAEVRRQALEHIASEGETYEKCMPAAPARPRAQIRKQPARVHEATTERKNPDRKRTYETRRTQPRGRAEGRREGSRPLRHNFMMELKDLIAVPNIADRLRPPVKSDKVLGLHKESWCEFHEAFRHHINNCLALGYQLDDPVKSGFLKDYLAEKQTGQSSGSQPASGEGQQHEVPVHGEIHTIAGGFSEGGCTASQRKKYAWSVISVEVFEDHSSDVDITFTK, encoded by the coding sequence atggctatggattggttcatcagccttccagagGGCCACATCATGTCTTTCGCCCAGCTCTCGCGACtgttcagagaacagtatttagccaacagggccccaGCCCCAGCCCCAGTTTCGTACGACCTTTTCGACGTGAAACAATTCCAAGGTGAGACCTTGAAGGAATACATAAGCCCCTTTGGagcgcaggtggtgaaggtgggtaccacGTATGAACCCATGATTGTATACGCATTCAGGAACGGGGTGCGACCCGGGTCTTTCGGTAAGTCGCTTAACTGCAAGCTTCCCAAGACCTTTGCTGAAGTGAGGCGACAAGCGTTGGAGCACATTGCCTCAGAGGGCGAGACATACGAGAAGTGCATGCCCGCTGCACCTGCACGACCAAGGGCGCAGATACGCAAGCAACCCGCTAGGGTTCACGAAGCTACCACAGAAAGAAAGAACCCAGATAGGAAGCGCACCTACGAAACAAGGAGAACCCAACCCAGGGGTCGAGCAGAAGGGAGGAGAGAAGGAAGTAGGCCACTAAGACACAACTTTATGATGGAACTCAAAGATCTCATCGCggtgcccaacatagccgacaggttgaggccaccggtaaaatctgacaaggtgctgggactgcacaaggaatcatggtgcgaattccacgaggcgttCAGACATCACATTAACAACTGTTTGGCGTTGGGTTACCAATTGGACGACCCCGTAAAGAGTGGCTTCCTAAAGGACTATCTGGCGGAGAAGCAGACAGGGCAATCGTCAGGTTCACAACCAGCGAGCGGCGAGggacagcagcacgaggtgcccgTTCACGGCGAGAttcacaccatagctggtggattctcGGAGGGTGGGTGTACCGCGTCACAACGTAAGAAGTACGCATGGTCCGTAATTTCAGTAGAGgtttttgaggatcactcgtccgatgtggacattacgtttaCCAAATAA